The following proteins are co-located in the uncultured Draconibacterium sp. genome:
- a CDS encoding type IX secretion system membrane protein PorP/SprF, with translation MGIVIKRIVVLGIFVLLISLRCSAQQDPILTSYMYNGQVINPAYAGIWEKIGFTTLVRKQWAGINRSPLTESISFHSPLRNDAVGVGLNIMNDRFGLENRLSVLGDYAYEVYLSSRTRMRLGIKFGFVNYKNPLTEYKLYPDNQYDRAFEEDVDLKFLPNFGVGVFIYQEDFYMGFSVPKIVENDLKENFHNYSTSAEVRTIYLNGGYVLPLDPLNIVVFKPTLLVRATWGTPLQFDLAANFMLREKLWLGVMYRTGAAMCFTGNWMFSNHLRVGFAMEITYNEIYPYQNGTFEFTVGYDIDFFGRSYLRARYF, from the coding sequence ATTGGTATCGTCATAAAAAGAATTGTTGTTTTAGGGATATTTGTCTTGCTAATATCACTTCGGTGTAGTGCGCAACAAGATCCTATTTTAACCTCGTATATGTATAATGGTCAGGTCATAAATCCTGCCTATGCTGGTATATGGGAGAAAATTGGATTCACTACATTAGTAAGAAAACAGTGGGCTGGAATTAACCGTTCTCCGCTCACTGAATCAATTTCATTTCATTCACCTTTACGAAACGATGCAGTTGGTGTTGGTTTAAACATCATGAACGACCGCTTCGGTCTGGAAAACCGCTTAAGTGTTCTGGGAGATTATGCCTATGAGGTATATCTTTCGTCGAGAACCCGTATGCGTCTTGGGATTAAATTCGGTTTTGTAAATTACAAGAATCCGCTAACCGAATACAAATTATACCCGGATAATCAATACGACAGAGCTTTCGAGGAAGATGTTGATTTAAAATTTCTTCCAAATTTTGGCGTAGGAGTCTTTATTTATCAGGAAGATTTTTACATGGGATTCTCTGTTCCAAAAATTGTGGAAAACGATTTGAAAGAGAATTTTCACAATTATTCGACCAGCGCCGAGGTACGTACTATTTATCTGAATGGTGGATATGTTCTTCCCTTAGATCCATTGAATATTGTTGTTTTTAAACCCACACTTTTGGTGCGTGCAACCTGGGGAACACCTTTGCAATTTGATCTCGCAGCGAATTTTATGCTGCGTGAGAAACTTTGGCTTGGGGTAATGTACCGAACAGGAGCTGCCATGTGTTTTACCGGAAACTGGATGTTTAGCAATCATTTACGTGTGGGGTTTGCAATGGAGATAACCTACAACGAAATATATCCATATCAGAACGGGACCTTTGAATTTACGGTTGGGTATGATATTGACTTTTTTGGACGCAGTTATTTGAGAGCAAGATATTTCTAA
- a CDS encoding META domain-containing protein translates to MRYFFAPFVFLLVVMISCNDDNNCSCNTTIIGQWQATEFMSVESVLYAKNDDYNPVVEFKNDGTYLLALDRNGCIGDFEFDASGNISITGASCTEMCCDSDFSVKFGAMLGQVSSFEIDRDELKLQVSGWGWIVLERISD, encoded by the coding sequence ATGAGATATTTTTTCGCTCCTTTTGTTTTCTTATTAGTTGTTATGATATCCTGTAACGACGATAACAATTGTAGTTGCAATACTACGATTATCGGCCAATGGCAGGCAACTGAATTTATGTCGGTAGAATCGGTATTGTATGCGAAAAACGACGACTATAATCCAGTTGTAGAATTTAAAAACGACGGTACATATTTGCTTGCGTTGGACAGAAATGGCTGTATTGGCGATTTTGAATTTGACGCGTCTGGGAATATATCAATTACTGGAGCTTCATGCACTGAAATGTGTTGCGACAGTGATTTCTCTGTCAAGTTTGGTGCAATGCTTGGGCAGGTATCCAGCTTCGAAATTGACAGGGATGAATTAAAGCTCCAGGTTTCTGGTTGGGGATGGATTGTTTTGGAACGTATTTCAGATTAA
- a CDS encoding DUF3810 domain-containing protein gives MLKKLRKIRFRKWPILPLVAVLLFLVTELLSRSPSFVEHYYSQKFYPFMSGIISQLSSYLPFSIDDIFYLLLLVLPFVLVILLVSKKISFQSAGKIVLITLSSIYILFYVLWGLNYYRPNLNERLAINDRPTNKDEFIDVLEKLINTTNNLHSTFDQLNKAAVDSILENSYKNLAEALKITYPMGTRRDKTITFSMFYAQSGITGYFGPFFNEIHVNKKVLPIEYPFVLAHEKAHQFGITSEAEANFYAWLVCSTSNNQQIHYSASITLLRHFLYQAYKMEEYEEIVKDINDPVKSDFKAIIKHWDELRNEKMNKAASKVNDTYLKTNKIKGGIQDYRGVVEHVMNFSLDSAFQERHNLLPK, from the coding sequence ATGCTTAAAAAGCTTCGAAAGATACGATTCAGAAAGTGGCCAATACTACCTCTTGTGGCAGTGCTTCTTTTTCTTGTCACCGAACTATTAAGTCGTAGCCCATCTTTTGTGGAGCATTATTATTCTCAAAAATTCTATCCGTTTATGTCCGGAATTATTTCGCAACTGAGCAGTTATTTACCCTTTTCAATCGACGATATTTTCTATTTGTTGCTTCTGGTTCTTCCTTTCGTTTTGGTAATCCTGCTTGTATCAAAAAAAATTTCATTTCAATCTGCCGGCAAAATTGTTCTGATTACTTTGTCATCTATATACATTCTTTTTTATGTGCTTTGGGGTTTAAACTATTACCGCCCAAACCTGAACGAGCGCCTGGCAATAAACGACAGACCTACAAACAAAGATGAGTTTATTGATGTGCTTGAAAAGCTAATAAACACCACCAACAATTTGCACTCAACGTTTGATCAGCTAAACAAAGCCGCTGTTGATTCCATTCTTGAAAACTCATATAAAAACCTGGCTGAGGCTTTAAAAATTACTTACCCAATGGGAACCCGCCGCGACAAAACAATTACTTTTAGTATGTTTTATGCACAATCGGGAATTACCGGATACTTTGGCCCGTTTTTTAACGAAATTCATGTAAACAAAAAGGTTTTACCCATTGAATATCCCTTTGTTCTGGCTCACGAAAAAGCCCACCAGTTTGGAATAACAAGTGAAGCCGAAGCCAACTTTTATGCCTGGCTTGTTTGTTCGACAAGCAACAATCAACAGATTCATTATTCGGCAAGTATCACGCTTTTACGCCATTTTTTATACCAAGCCTACAAAATGGAAGAGTATGAGGAGATCGTAAAAGACATAAACGATCCTGTAAAATCGGATTTTAAAGCCATCATTAAACATTGGGATGAACTTCGAAATGAAAAAATGAACAAAGCCGCTTCGAAAGTCAACGACACCTATTTAAAAACGAATAAAATAAAAGGTGGCATTCAGGATTACCGCGGAGTAGTAGAACATGTTATGAATTTTTCGTTAGATTCTGCCTTTCAGGAAAGACACAATCTTCTTCCCAAATAA
- a CDS encoding MBL fold metallo-hydrolase, translated as MKLIPISAGDFHADGGALFGVIPKVLWSKMYPSNENNFTQLTLRCLLVDTGGHKIVIETGVGNHYPEKYLQNNGVTSVTELEKSLAENGYSTEDITDVFFTHLHWDHCTGAVKNVHGKPELVFPNATMWSSKKQWEHSKISNPREKAAFHTDILNFIHDSGKLKLVENEGELFPDFEVRMFDGHTPGQMIPFIHTKKETFVYTSDLIPTTANIPLLWIAAYDLDPVTVMKEKAIFLEEVADKNQVLFFEHDYYTECATVAKTEKGFVLKEKFKLADLI; from the coding sequence ATGAAGTTGATTCCGATTTCTGCAGGTGATTTTCATGCCGATGGTGGCGCACTTTTTGGTGTTATTCCGAAAGTTTTGTGGAGCAAAATGTACCCTTCAAACGAAAATAACTTTACACAACTTACCTTAAGGTGTTTACTGGTTGATACCGGAGGACACAAAATAGTAATTGAAACAGGCGTTGGAAATCATTACCCTGAAAAATACCTGCAAAACAATGGAGTAACTTCGGTAACAGAACTGGAAAAATCATTGGCTGAAAATGGTTATTCTACCGAAGACATTACCGATGTATTTTTCACCCATTTGCATTGGGATCATTGCACCGGTGCAGTAAAAAATGTGCACGGAAAGCCGGAACTCGTATTTCCAAATGCAACAATGTGGAGCAGCAAAAAACAGTGGGAACATTCTAAAATCTCAAATCCGCGCGAAAAAGCTGCATTTCATACCGATATTTTGAATTTTATTCACGACTCAGGAAAACTCAAACTGGTTGAAAACGAAGGCGAACTTTTTCCCGATTTTGAAGTTCGTATGTTTGACGGACACACCCCGGGACAGATGATTCCATTTATCCACACAAAAAAAGAAACCTTTGTTTACACTTCTGATTTGATTCCTACAACGGCAAATATTCCGCTGCTTTGGATTGCCGCCTACGATCTCGATCCGGTTACGGTGATGAAAGAGAAGGCTATCTTTTTAGAAGAAGTTGCAGACAAAAATCAGGTTCTATTTTTTGAACACGACTACTACACCGAGTGTGCCACGGTTGCCAAAACCGAAAAAGGATTTGTTTTAAAAGAAAAGTTTAAACTGGCTGATTTAATCTGA
- a CDS encoding dipeptidase, whose protein sequence is MIKAVYVLLLVGGLLANGFVFGEGVGKGVMKIHNKAITIDTHCDTPMALLDEEFDIGTRNSAPKSRVDFPRMQEGGLDAIFFAAFTGQKERTPENTENAYRLAHQMIDETYKVCNENNKMAEVATKSEDVIRLEKKGKRAIYIGMENGFPIGTDINRVQEFYDRGVRYITLCHSSNNDICDSSTDKKGPEHNGLSDFGKEVVPKMNELGMLIDVSHISDKSFFDVIELSKTPVFASHSSIRSIAHHNRNFTDDMLKALAKNGGVIQICLLDDYIKDPDTTTVYFQKQKELRLKYNKFETMTEAQKKELRAEWRDLSLKYPQKLPTVADCVDHIDYVKNLVGIDYVGIGSDFDGGGGLDGVADVSEFPNITDEMLKRGYSEEEIDKVWGGNFLRVFKAVEAFSQK, encoded by the coding sequence ATGATTAAGGCTGTTTATGTTTTGCTATTGGTTGGGGGGCTGTTGGCAAATGGTTTTGTTTTTGGTGAGGGAGTAGGAAAAGGAGTGATGAAAATTCACAATAAAGCAATTACAATTGATACACATTGTGATACACCAATGGCTTTATTGGATGAAGAATTTGATATTGGTACCCGAAACAGTGCTCCAAAAAGCAGAGTTGATTTTCCGAGAATGCAGGAGGGTGGTTTGGATGCTATTTTTTTTGCAGCTTTTACAGGGCAAAAAGAAAGAACACCGGAGAATACAGAAAATGCATACCGGCTTGCACATCAAATGATTGATGAAACCTACAAGGTTTGTAACGAAAATAATAAAATGGCTGAAGTTGCCACTAAATCGGAAGATGTAATTCGGCTTGAAAAAAAGGGCAAACGTGCGATTTACATTGGTATGGAAAATGGATTTCCGATTGGAACCGACATTAACAGGGTACAGGAATTCTATGATAGAGGAGTGCGTTACATCACTTTGTGTCATTCGTCGAACAATGATATTTGCGATTCGTCGACCGATAAAAAAGGACCGGAACACAATGGATTAAGTGATTTTGGAAAAGAAGTTGTTCCAAAAATGAACGAACTTGGAATGTTGATTGATGTTTCGCATATTTCCGACAAATCATTTTTTGATGTTATAGAACTCAGCAAAACTCCGGTTTTTGCTTCACATTCCAGCATTCGGTCCATTGCTCATCACAATCGAAACTTCACCGACGACATGCTAAAAGCATTGGCTAAAAATGGCGGAGTTATTCAAATTTGTTTATTAGACGATTACATAAAAGATCCGGATACAACTACAGTTTATTTTCAGAAACAAAAAGAACTACGCTTAAAATACAATAAGTTCGAAACCATGACCGAAGCACAAAAAAAAGAGCTTCGTGCCGAGTGGAGAGATTTGTCGCTTAAATATCCCCAAAAACTACCTACTGTTGCCGATTGTGTAGATCACATCGATTATGTGAAAAACCTTGTGGGAATTGACTATGTTGGCATCGGATCTGACTTTGATGGCGGTGGTGGTTTGGATGGAGTTGCCGATGTAAGCGAGTTCCCAAATATTACCGACGAAATGTTAAAACGAGGCTATTCCGAGGAGGAAATTGATAAAGTATGGGGTGGAAACTTTTTAAGGGTATTTAAAGCGGTTGAGGCCTTCTCTCAAAAGTAA